Proteins encoded together in one Camelina sativa cultivar DH55 chromosome 9, Cs, whole genome shotgun sequence window:
- the LOC104712664 gene encoding uncharacterized protein LOC104712664: MEGGIKQTSSYYEILGVAVDSSAEQIRRAYHKLAMKWHPDRWTNDPFGAGEAKRRFQQIQEAYSVLSDQRKRSFYDAGLYDSGEDEGYFDFVQEMVSLMAQTRREEKQYSLEELQTMVDDMVCEFQSEPLFQNQSVEMNFDLNQPVDWHSQMSVPLSSFDFYPQSSY; this comes from the exons ATGGAAGGTGGCATTAAGCAAACGTCGTCGTATTACGAGATTCTTGGCGTTGCCGTTGACTCTTCGGCGGAGCAGATACGCCGGGCGTATCATAAGCTTGCTATGAAATGGCATCCTGATCGGTGGACGAATGATCCTTTTGGAGCTGGGGAAGCTAAACGAAGGTTCCAGCAGATTCAAGAAGCTTATTCAG TGTTGTCGGATCAGAGGAAACGAAGTTTTTATGATGCTGGACTCTATGATTCTGGAGAAGATGAG GGATACTTTGATTTTGTTCAAGAGATGGTTTCACTCATGGCTCAAACTAGAAGAGAG GAAAAGCAATACAGCTTGGAAGAGCTGCAGACTATGGTCGATGACATGGTCTGTGAGTTCCAATCAGAACCATTGTTCCAGAACCAATCAGTGGAAATGAATTTCGACCTAAACCAACCCGTTGATTGGCATTCACAGATGTCTGTACCGCTTTCAAGCTTTGACTTCTATCCGCAGAGCAGCTACTAA